The following coding sequences lie in one Pseudomonas svalbardensis genomic window:
- a CDS encoding curlin: protein MKTSTAALLCLLLLCSSAGARADDLMENDDLAPGADLGELPPPIGQQALIDQNGQANVALLQQNGQSLLGRIVQSGSHQEAYILQQGSDLMAMITQQGSGNAASITQNGSHNRAQISQNGNNNDASIDQAGTGLSSAVTQSGNGMSVSVKQYR, encoded by the coding sequence ATGAAAACCTCGACCGCCGCCCTGCTCTGCCTGCTTCTGCTTTGCAGCAGTGCGGGCGCGCGCGCCGACGATTTGATGGAGAACGACGACCTGGCCCCCGGCGCCGACCTCGGCGAGTTACCACCACCGATTGGCCAGCAAGCACTGATCGATCAGAACGGACAGGCCAACGTTGCGCTGCTGCAACAGAACGGCCAGTCGCTGCTCGGTCGCATCGTCCAGTCGGGCAGTCATCAGGAAGCCTACATCCTGCAACAAGGCAGCGACCTGATGGCAATGATCACTCAGCAAGGCAGTGGCAACGCCGCCTCAATCACACAAAACGGCAGCCACAACCGCGCGCAGATTTCCCAGAACGGCAACAACAACGACGCCAGCATCGACCAGGCCGGCACGGGGCTTTCAAGCGCCGTGACCCAGTCGGGAAACGGCATGAGCGTTTCGGTCAAACAATACCGCTAA